Proteins from a single region of Candidatus Angelobacter sp.:
- the secG gene encoding preprotein translocase subunit SecG yields MAIIIGLLTFILVLNCLILILLILIQLPKKEAGAGIAFGGGATDALFGAGSGNALTKITKYSAGLFLGLALFLSYLRANQVGANGRRFEEELRKKAAAGPVVAPTPAPANTMSATSAAPVLQLVSPTNAPSTTPPPASPK; encoded by the coding sequence ATGGCGATTATCATTGGATTGCTGACATTCATTCTTGTCCTGAACTGTCTGATTTTGATTCTGCTGATCCTGATCCAGCTTCCAAAGAAAGAGGCCGGGGCCGGAATCGCGTTTGGCGGCGGCGCGACCGACGCCCTGTTTGGCGCGGGGTCAGGCAACGCGCTGACGAAAATCACGAAGTATTCCGCGGGGTTGTTCCTCGGCCTGGCGCTCTTTCTTTCCTACTTGCGCGCGAATCAAGTGGGAGCAAACGGACGCAGGTTCGAGGAGGAGTTGAGAAAAAAGGCAGCGGCCGGACCGGTAGTCGCTCCAACTCCGGCGCCCGCCAACACAATGAGCGCCACGTCCGCCGCGCCGGTGTTGCAGTTGGTCTCGCCAACCAACGCCCCCTCGACCACTCCGCCCCCGGCCAGTCCGAAGTAA
- a CDS encoding DUF456 domain-containing protein: MTAEQIIGLSLALLVMCFGLAGSVLPGIPGTPLVVLAAVAHRLYFGATGASNTALVIIVLLMLLSIVMDYLASMYGAKRLGATWRGVLGAVVGGLIGIFFAIPGIILGPFVGALLFEMMGGREWKEAARAGLGAVIGLLVGAVGKLACCVAMMGLFAFNVIYQSLNQAG; the protein is encoded by the coding sequence ATGACCGCGGAACAAATCATCGGATTATCGCTGGCGCTGCTCGTGATGTGCTTCGGGCTGGCCGGAAGTGTACTGCCCGGCATCCCCGGCACACCGCTGGTCGTGCTCGCGGCGGTCGCGCACCGGCTTTACTTTGGCGCAACCGGCGCCAGCAACACCGCGCTTGTGATTATCGTGCTGTTGATGTTGTTGTCGATCGTGATGGATTATCTAGCCAGCATGTATGGCGCGAAACGCCTCGGCGCGACGTGGCGCGGTGTGCTCGGCGCGGTCGTCGGCGGCCTCATCGGCATCTTCTTCGCCATTCCCGGCATCATCCTCGGGCCATTTGTCGGCGCGTTGTTGTTTGAAATGATGGGTGGCCGCGAATGGAAGGAAGCGGCACGGGCCGGCCTCGGCGCGGTCATCGGCCTGCTCGTCGGCGCGGTCGGCAAGCTGGCTTGTTGCGTGGCAATGATGGGCTTGTTTGCGTTCAACGTGATTTACCAGTCGTTGAACCAAGCAGGGTGA
- a CDS encoding phosphoglycerate kinase: protein MAKLTVKDLDVRGKRVFVRVDYNVPMEEKGGQMVINDVTRIKETLPTLELLIEKGARIILAAHLGRPKGKRDPSMSLRPVAEKLADMLHRPVAFVDDCIGEKVEKTAEALKPGDLLLLENVRYYGEEEANDPAFAEKLAKVTDVYVNDAFGAAHRAHASTEGTPRVLARHGGKCAAGLLMERELKFLGEELENPARPFIVILGGAKVSDKIKVIDRLLEKADTILIGGAMTYTFRLALGKTVGKSLVEADLLGMAEAALNKAKARKVQFLLAVDNIVATPVDTGKLNKKGKPVIEWQNPRVNDSLDIPEAEEGMDIGPKTIKLFTEVIPRAKTILWNGPMGVFEDKRFCEGTFAVARAVADTTQHGAKSIIGGGDSVKALNMTGLTDRVTFVSTGGGASLEFLEGQTLPGVAALTGK from the coding sequence ATGGCGAAGCTGACGGTCAAAGATCTGGATGTGCGCGGCAAACGTGTGTTCGTGCGGGTGGATTACAACGTGCCGATGGAGGAAAAGGGCGGCCAGATGGTCATCAACGACGTCACCCGAATCAAGGAAACGCTGCCGACCCTGGAACTGCTGATCGAGAAGGGCGCGCGCATCATCCTTGCCGCACATCTGGGCCGGCCCAAGGGCAAGCGCGACCCGTCCATGTCGCTGCGGCCCGTCGCCGAGAAACTCGCGGATATGTTGCATCGACCGGTCGCGTTCGTGGACGATTGCATCGGGGAGAAGGTTGAAAAGACCGCCGAGGCTTTGAAGCCCGGGGACCTTTTGTTGCTGGAGAACGTCCGTTATTACGGCGAAGAGGAAGCGAATGACCCGGCGTTCGCGGAGAAGCTGGCGAAGGTCACCGACGTTTATGTGAACGACGCGTTCGGGGCGGCGCATCGGGCGCACGCTTCGACCGAAGGCACGCCGCGTGTCTTGGCCCGGCATGGCGGCAAATGCGCGGCGGGCCTGCTGATGGAACGCGAATTGAAATTCCTCGGCGAGGAACTGGAAAATCCGGCCCGGCCGTTCATCGTCATTCTTGGCGGGGCGAAGGTGTCGGACAAGATCAAGGTAATCGACCGATTGCTCGAGAAGGCGGACACGATTCTGATCGGCGGGGCGATGACCTACACGTTCCGGCTCGCCCTGGGCAAGACAGTGGGCAAATCGCTCGTTGAAGCGGACCTCCTCGGTATGGCCGAGGCCGCGCTGAACAAGGCCAAGGCGCGCAAGGTGCAGTTTTTGCTCGCCGTGGACAACATCGTGGCGACGCCTGTGGACACCGGCAAGTTGAACAAGAAAGGCAAGCCGGTCATCGAGTGGCAGAACCCGCGCGTCAACGACAGCCTTGATATCCCGGAAGCCGAAGAAGGCATGGACATCGGGCCGAAGACGATCAAGCTGTTCACGGAAGTCATTCCCAGGGCGAAGACGATTTTGTGGAACGGGCCGATGGGCGTGTTCGAGGACAAGCGGTTTTGCGAAGGAACCTTTGCTGTCGCGCGCGCAGTGGCTGACACGACGCAGCACGGCGCCAAGAGCATCATTGGCGGGGGCGACAGCGTAAAGGCCCTGAACATGACCGGGTTGACGGATCGCGTGACATTCGTCAGCACGGGCGGAGGCGCCAGTCTGGAATTTCTCGAAGGCCAGACATTGCCCGGCGTCGCGGCGCTGACCGGCAAATGA
- a CDS encoding peptide ABC transporter substrate-binding protein — MLLLFLLAALLFTGCARRGPRADLVIINGAEPESLDPGILTGEADGRIALELFAGLMRYEPTNATPVPDLAEGWDLSPDRKVYTFHLRPHLAWSTGEPITAGDVVYSWLRVLAPRTAAEYAGQLFYLKNGEEFNTGRITDPAQVGVRAVNARTLRVELKNPTPFFLNLCALPTLRIVPRQAIKKHGDRWLMTRPVPCSGPYELVAWRINDRIRLRKNPRYWDAANTRCEVVDMLPGTSANTALNLYETGEADIVWDKNLVPVELLDVLLKRPDFHSYSYLGTYFIRFNVTRKPFDDSRVRKALTLAIDRTRIVERITRGGEHTASSQTPPGIPGYDPPEGLGYDPAQARRLLAEAGFPGGRAFPSFDYLCDNTSHLHEQIAVELQAMWQRELGIHAEIHKLEWKTYLRAQGGLDYDLCRSSWIGDYNDPNTFLDMFMSNNGNNRTGWKSAHYDELVNLADAQADRAKRAEMLRNAETLLVRDEVPIAPLFYYAGLDYYDANRIKGIFPNLLSVNPVRAIYKVGVESVSKSTPQGAAANLPPAPQIAAH; from the coding sequence TTGTTGCTGCTGTTCCTGCTCGCGGCGCTGCTCTTCACCGGCTGCGCCCGACGCGGTCCGCGCGCCGATCTCGTCATTATCAACGGCGCGGAACCGGAGTCGCTGGATCCGGGAATTCTGACCGGCGAAGCGGACGGGCGCATAGCACTGGAACTGTTCGCGGGCCTGATGCGGTACGAACCGACCAACGCGACGCCCGTCCCGGATCTGGCCGAGGGATGGGACCTCTCGCCCGACAGGAAAGTTTATACCTTCCATCTGCGCCCGCACCTTGCCTGGTCCACCGGCGAGCCGATCACGGCGGGGGACGTTGTCTATTCATGGTTGCGGGTACTGGCCCCCCGCACCGCCGCCGAATACGCCGGTCAATTGTTTTATTTGAAGAACGGCGAGGAATTCAACACGGGCAGGATCACCGATCCTGCGCAGGTCGGCGTGCGGGCCGTGAATGCCCGCACGTTGAGGGTCGAACTTAAAAATCCCACTCCGTTTTTCCTTAATCTCTGCGCGCTGCCGACGCTTCGCATCGTGCCGCGCCAGGCGATCAAAAAACACGGCGACCGTTGGCTGATGACACGGCCTGTGCCGTGCAGCGGGCCGTATGAACTCGTGGCGTGGCGCATTAACGACCGGATCCGGCTGCGGAAGAATCCGCGCTATTGGGACGCCGCCAACACGAGATGCGAGGTGGTGGACATGCTTCCCGGAACAAGCGCGAACACGGCATTGAATCTTTACGAGACCGGCGAGGCGGACATTGTCTGGGACAAAAACCTCGTCCCGGTGGAGCTGCTCGACGTGCTGCTCAAACGCCCGGATTTCCACTCCTATTCCTACCTTGGAACTTATTTCATTCGCTTCAACGTGACCCGCAAACCGTTTGACGATTCGCGCGTACGCAAAGCGCTGACCTTGGCCATCGACCGGACGCGAATCGTCGAACGCATCACCCGTGGCGGTGAGCACACCGCCTCCTCCCAAACGCCGCCCGGCATTCCCGGTTACGACCCACCCGAAGGACTCGGTTACGATCCTGCGCAGGCACGCCGGCTTCTGGCGGAGGCCGGCTTTCCGGGAGGGAGGGCGTTCCCGTCGTTTGATTATCTGTGCGACAACACTTCCCACCTCCACGAGCAGATCGCCGTCGAACTGCAGGCGATGTGGCAACGCGAACTCGGCATCCATGCGGAAATCCACAAACTGGAATGGAAGACCTATCTGCGCGCGCAAGGGGGGCTGGATTACGATCTGTGCCGGAGCAGCTGGATCGGCGATTACAACGATCCAAACACCTTTCTCGACATGTTCATGAGCAACAATGGCAACAACCGCACGGGATGGAAAAGCGCGCATTACGACGAACTCGTCAACCTGGCCGATGCGCAGGCCGACCGCGCGAAACGCGCGGAGATGTTGCGCAACGCGGAAACTCTCCTGGTCCGCGACGAAGTTCCCATCGCCCCGCTCTTCTATTACGCGGGGCTTGATTATTACGACGCGAACAGGATTAAGGGCATCTTCCCCAATCTCCTTTCCGTAAACCCGGTCCGTGCGATCTACAAGGTCGGTGTAGAATCCGTTTCGAAATCAACCCCGCAAGGCGCGGCGGCAAATCTCCCCCCTGCCCCGCAAATCGCGG
- the tpiA gene encoding triose-phosphate isomerase, whose product MDKTRKLIVAGNWKMNKTVAEALDLVTGLKHELKNLKDIDIVICPPFTALGEVSRAILNTTIRLGAQNMSEHNFGAHTGEIAAGMLKEFSVRYVILGHSERRQFQKESDELIAKKTLAAHAASLKPIVCVGETLAEREAGRTELVVGTQLRGSLAGLSADQMEETIIAYEPVWAIGTGKNATADQAQDAHMFIRKQLVTMFNETVARRVRIQYGGSVKPSNARELMGQRDVDGALVGGASLEDRSFSDIIKNCLN is encoded by the coding sequence ATGGACAAAACGCGCAAATTGATCGTCGCCGGCAACTGGAAGATGAACAAGACCGTGGCCGAGGCACTGGATCTGGTGACCGGCCTGAAACACGAACTGAAAAACCTGAAGGACATCGACATCGTCATTTGCCCGCCGTTCACCGCGCTTGGCGAAGTGTCCAGGGCCATCCTCAACACGACCATCCGGCTCGGGGCGCAAAACATGAGCGAGCATAATTTTGGCGCGCACACAGGCGAAATCGCCGCGGGCATGTTGAAGGAGTTTTCCGTGCGCTACGTCATCCTCGGCCATTCCGAGCGGCGGCAGTTTCAGAAGGAATCCGATGAATTGATCGCGAAGAAAACCCTGGCGGCACACGCCGCGTCGCTCAAGCCGATCGTCTGCGTCGGCGAAACGCTGGCGGAACGCGAGGCGGGCCGCACCGAACTCGTGGTCGGGACGCAGTTGCGGGGGAGTCTGGCCGGTTTGTCAGCCGACCAGATGGAGGAAACCATCATCGCGTACGAGCCGGTTTGGGCGATCGGCACGGGGAAGAACGCCACCGCCGACCAGGCGCAGGACGCGCACATGTTCATCCGCAAACAACTCGTGACGATGTTCAACGAGACCGTTGCCAGGCGCGTTCGCATCCAGTACGGTGGGAGTGTGAAACCGTCGAACGCGAGAGAATTGATGGGCCAGCGCGACGTGGACGGGGCGCTCGTGGGCGGGGCGTCACTGGAAGACCGGAGTTTTTCGGACATCATCAAGAACTGCCTGAACTGA